The Besnoitia besnoiti strain Bb-Ger1 chromosome IV, whole genome shotgun sequence genome contains a region encoding:
- a CDS encoding hypothetical protein (encoded by transcript BESB_054930), whose amino-acid sequence MPYGTAPIGFKALRAADRLQVTTNNSSCSSQQPTSKCASTCGAPDSKGSATAHDETTIEATAMPVAAKTSETGRPGAKERSEACGAYSDSPTAFRECQFGLNEQMAAEFFAADHNYLAEDKLRVIFGMYASICQ is encoded by the exons ATGCCGTACGGTACCGCTCCAATCGGATTCAAGGCCCTGCGGGCCGCAGATCGGCTGCAAGTGACGACGAATAATTCCTCTTGCTCCTCACAGCAGCCAACGTCGAAGTGCGCGAGCACATGCGGAGCACCAGATTCGAAAGGCAGTGCAACGGCGCACGATGAAACTACTATTGAGGCGACGGCCATGCCGGTGGCGGCGAAAACCTCAG AGACGGGACGACcgggcgcgaaggagcgGTCCGAGGCGTGCGGTGCCTACAGTGACTCTCCCACAGCCTTCAGGGAGTGCCAGTTTGGACTGAACGAGCAGATGGCAGCCGAATTCTTCGCTGCAGACCACAACTACCTGGCAGAAGACAAACTGCGAGTAATCTTTGGAATGTATGCCTCGATATGCCAGTGA
- a CDS encoding hypothetical protein (encoded by transcript BESB_054940): protein MPDDTVNLADATPCAWPATNNTTGYSRCDAAPCIDRRINVQVYLRMRPTTEATELLELRGRHKNILVARLPRKENDFRQGIVDNTKLEHTFYFDGIFPMEAHQENVFQTVATPVLEGLMKGINGTIFAYGQTGTGKTFTITGGAESYNDRGIIPRALSFIFSCIKRDGLVQYRVAISYLEVYQDKGYDLLTKAQVDARRIDDLQKVVASEDEDGNLVLRGLSVNTATTEEEAIHLLFHGDTNRIVAETPLNDSSTRSHCIFIIWLEAREAGSSVIRRSKLQLVDLAGSERVKQSGVNPGETVFREACSINLALHYLEQVIVALHERAQGRRVHVPYRNSMMTSVLRDSLGGNCHTVMVATVTPERDSIPETVSTCRFAQAVARIENQATVNEEIDPSLLIKKLKRENEELRAHIEILKSQGGGGFSVDRDLSEEEKRRCEDYVDAYINAFKEDPEAQPLLGPDVRKIRLAFKIFRDRCVCLKTQLEATSLNDRACSTENTKTERAGREGTGTGNVSSHLSSSEGSCSPQLRSDIAKLKLHVEQRDAEIAILIDMLNKHGVGRDRESVNGVAVAAQSRDVLPAADKSTCSLCDLAGEEAGLMPRTYRVPAHCRETALRASSRFVVTPTRLLVQMLHKIKVVSDATFLKDDGPTSLKDLHKYLVPPASVETGEHTPWSIANDPLLVAALHLKSNGQNAHKSKPRTADEHTLQQQRLRRRLQTAITDTARIANTIWTPEDTLTTAADAPSAAGAEAAARAMIIRFAREVGRQEGAEEEYASRAADFVDQFLAPAGLMQEVARMMMAAREARENGDEVAQGMNSPATDIDFLDGDTGALMSMLGELEALIESKVACLALGKAFFKNVLVPLKLAAPVASMLLDKKPLLLKAFALKALLLKPDLLFKPDLLFMPELLLKPDLLLKAGLLLPGGGDLELKKLLLAAVLAPKLIAGLKAKFGTSAIDVPFVLIEKLLSMDPAQIVTLLSGLAGGGLDGLLETMDADSVKLRATGEDLANSANSVEVSDVSAAGAEEAARAMIIRCAREVGRQEGAEEEYASRAADFVDQFLAPAGLTQEVARMMMAAREARENGDEVAQGMNSPATDIDFLDGDTGALMSMLGELEALIESKVACLALGKAFFKYVLVPLKLAAPVASMLLDKKPLLLKAFALKALLLKPDLLFKPDLLFMPELLLKPDLLLKAGLLLPGGGDLELKKLLLAAVLAPKLIAGLKAKFGTSAIDVPFVLIEKLLSMDPAQIVTLLSGLAGGGLDGLLETMDADSVKLRATGEDLANSANSVEVSDVSAAGAEEAARAMIIRCAREVGRQEGAEEEYASRAADFVDQFLAPAGLTQEVARMMMAAREARENGDEVAQGMNSPATDIDFLDGDTGALMSMLGELEALIESKVACLALGKAFFKNVLVPLKLAAPVASMLLDKKPLLLKAFALKALLLKPDLLFKPDLLFMPELLLKPDLLLKAGLLLPGGGDLELKKLLLAAVLAPKLIAGLKAKFGTSAIDVPFVLIEKLLSMDPAQIVTLLSGLAGGGLDGLLETMDADSVKLRATGEDLANSANSVEVSDVSAAGAEEAARAMIIRCAREVGRQEGAEEEYASRAADFVDQFLAPAGLTQEVARMMMAAREARENGDEVAQGMNSPATDIDFLDGDTGALMSMLGELEALIESKVACLALGKAFFKYVLVPLKLAAPVASMLLDKKPLLLKAFALKALLLKPDLLFKPDLLFMPELLLKPDLLLKAGLLLPGGGDLELKKLLLAAVLAPKLIAGLKAKFGTSAIDVPFVLIEKLLSMDPAQIVTLLSGLAGGGLDGLLETMDADSVKLRATGEDLANSANSVEVSDVSAAGAEEAARAMIIRCAREVGRQEGAEEEYASRAADFVDQFLAPAGLTQEVARMMMAAREARENGDEVAQGMNSPATDIDFLDGDTGALMSMLGELEALIESKVACLALGKAFFKYVLVPLKLAAPVASMLLDKKPLLLKAFALKALLLKPDLLFKPDLLFMPELLLKPDLLLKAGLLLPGGGDLELKKLLLAAVLAPKLIAGLKAKFGTSAIDVPFVLIEKLLSMDPAQIVTLLSGLAGGGLDGLLETMDADSVKLRATGEDLANSANSVEVSDVSAAGAEEAARAMIIRCAREVGRQEGAEEEYASRAADFVDQFLAPAGLTQEVARMMMAAREARENGDEVAQGMNSPATDIDFLDGDTGALMSMLGELEALIESKVACLALGKAFFKYVLVPLKLAAPVASMLLDKKPLLLKAFALKALLLKPDLLFKPDLLFMPELLLKPDLLLKAGLLLPGGGDLELKKLLLAAVLAPKLIAGLKAKFGTSAIDVPFVLIEKLLSMDPAQIVTLLSGLAGGGLDGLLETMDADSVKLRATGEDLANSANSVEVSDVSAAGAEEAARAMIIRCAREVGRQEGAEEEYASRAADFVDQFLAPAGLTQEVARMMMAAREARENGDEVAQGMNSPATDIDFLDGDTGALMSMLGELEALIESKVACLALGKAFFKYVLVPLKLAAPVASMLLDKKPLLLKAFALKALLLKPDLLFKPDLLFMPELLLKPDLLLKAGLLLPGGGDLELKKLLLAAVLVPNLIEGLKAGMKLEVPVGRGCSFFGDCHGFVGLLPLLLADPDSVQALVSLSSGPQLESGADQLFGTVEERMAAIKSAARSAGHQGNDLEEEARFQIIRFAGEMGNIRGAPEEYVKIATAFVDQFLAPTGLLQDVAEMIRQARKEIPESVNVASDWSTQFSNIELFDGELGALLSLASELEAVTDSKFSCVALTKIFFKLFLDPLHLMTPVATLMLGKAPQLLKIFALKSLLLQPNDVKLKKALLAAAFAPKLLGVSQAVEGPLRTLFM from the exons ATGCCGGATGACACCGTCAACCTGGCGGATGCCACCCCCTGCGCTTGGCCCGCTACCAATAATACCACCGGCTATagccgctgcgacgccgcaccTTGCATTGATAGGAGAATCAACGTCCAAGTTTACCTGAGAATGAGACCTACAACTGAGGCGACAGAACTATTGGAACTGCGGGGACGACACAAGAATATTCTGGTGGCTCGGCTACCCCGAAAAGAAAATGACTTTAGACAAGGAATCGTGGACAATACCAAGCTCGAGCACACCTTTTATTTTGACGGCATCTTTCCTATGGAGGCGCACCAGGAAAATGTTTTTCAGACAGTGGCGACCCCTGTCCTGGAGGGCCTTATGAAAG GCATCAACGGCACAATTTTTGCCTATGGCCAGACGGGCACTGGCAAGACCTTCACGATAACTGGTGGGGCGGAGAGCTACAACGATCGAGGAATAATCCCCCGTGCTCTGTCCTTCATTTTCTCCTGCATAAAACGGGACGGACTGGTACAATACAGGGTGGCGATATCTTATCTGGAGGTGTACCAAGACAAGGGATACGACCTCCTGACCAAAGCACAGGTCGACGCGCGTCGCATTGACGATTTGCAAAAG GTCGTCGCGAGTGAAGACGAAGATGGAAATCTCGTCTTGCGAGGTTTATCTGTGAACACTGCGACcaccgaggaagaagcaatCCACTTGCTTTTCCATGGTGACACTAACAGGATCGTGGCAGAAACGCCGCTGAACGATTCTTCCACTCGATCCCACTGCATCTTCATTATATGGTTAGAAGCCCGCGAAGCAG GGTCTTCGGTGATCAGGCGTTCGAAGTTGCAGCTAGTCGACCTCGCGGGGTCAGAGAGAGTCAAACAGAGCGGCGTCAATCCTGGCGAGACCGTTTTCAGAGAGGCTTGCAGCATCAATCTTGCACTACACTATCTCGAACAG GTCATCGTTGCCCTCCACGAACGGGCTCAGGGCCGTCGCGTCCACGTCCCATACAGAAACTCCATGATGACATCTGTCCTTCGAGATTCGCTCGGAGGCAATTGCCACACCGTCATGGTGGCCACTGTGACTCCGGAACGAGATTCAATTCCAGAGACGGTGTCGACCTGTAGGTTCGCACAAGCTGTTGCTCGA ATCGAAAACCAAGCGACTGTGAACGAAGAGATCGATCCAAGCCTATTGATAAAAAAGCTGAAGCGGGAAAacgaggagctccgcgcgcacATCGAGATCTTAAAATCTCAAGGAGGTGGCGGCTTCAGCGTCGACAGAGACCTtagcgaggaagaaaaacgcagaTGTGAAGACTACGTGGATGCCTACATCAATG CCTTCAAAGAAGATCCTGAGGCTCAGCCCCTCCTGGGACCGGATGTGCGGAAGATTCGCCTCGCTTTCAAGATCTTTCGCGAtcgctgcgtctgtctcaAGACGCAGCTGGAGGCGACTTCTTTGAACGACAGGGCATGCAGCACAGAAAATACCAAAACAGAGAGAGCAG GCAGAGAGGGGACAGGCACAGGAAACGTCTCTTCTCACCTCAGCTCGTCGGAGGGGAGCTGCAGCCCCCAGCTCCGGAGTGACATCGCCAAACTCAAGTTGCATGTGGAGCAACGGGATGCAGAGATCGCAATTTTGATCGACATGCTGAACAAACATGGCGTCGGTCGGGACCGCGAAAGTGTGAACGGAGTTGCAGTTGCAGCACAGTCACGGGACGTGCTTCCAGCCGCGGATAAGAGTACGTGCAGTCTGTGCGATTTAGCTGGCGAGGAAGCGGGGCTGATGCCCCGCACTTACAGA GTGCCTGCGCACTGCCGCGAGACTGCGCTCCGGGCCAGTTCTCGCTTCGTGGTGACTCCCACCCGCCTCCTGGTGCAGATGCTTCACAAGATAAAA GTTGTGTCCGACGCTACATTCCTCAAGGATGATGGTCCGACTTCTCTAAAAGATCTGCACAAATATTTGGTTCCTCCCGCGTCTGTGGAAACGGGCGAGCACACACCGTGGTCTATTGCGAACGACCCGCTACTGGTTGCCGCACTTCATCTCAAGAGCAACGGTCAAAATGCGCACAAGTCCAAACCTCGAACAGCCGATG AACACACTCTACAGCAAcaacgccttcgccgccgcctacAGACCGCAATAACCGACACCGCCCGAATCGCTAACACCATATGGACACCCGAGGACACACTGACGACTGCAGCGGACGCCCCATCGGCAGCAGgtgcagaggcggccgcaCGAGCGATGATTATCCGGTTTGCGCGGGAGGTGGGAAGACAGgaaggcgctgaagaagagtaCGCCAGTCGCGCTGCTGATTTTGTTGACCAGTTTCTCGCTCCCGCGGGTTTGATGCAAGAAGTGGCGCGAATGATgatggcggcgcgcgaggcgagggagaatgGCGACGAAGTCGCCCAGGGAATGAACTCGCCGGCAACCGACATTGACTTCCTTGATGGAGACACTGGAGCGCTGATGAGCATGCTGGGCGAGCTAGAGGCGCTGATTGAGTCCAAAGTCGCTTGCCTTGCTCTTGGCAAAGCATTCTTCAAGAACGTGCTAGTGCCACTCAAGCTGGCAGCCCCAGTAGCCAGCATGTTGCTTGACAAGAAGCCGTTGCTGCTGAAGGCGTTTGCACTGAAGGCTCTGCTGCTCAAGCCCGATCTTCTCTTCAAACCGGATCTTCTCTTCATGCCGGAGCTTCTGCTCAAACCGGATCTCCTCTTGAAGGCAGGTCTCCTCttgcctggcggcggcgacctggAGTTGAAGAAGCTACTTCTGGCTGCGGTGTTGGCGCCGAAACTGATAGCAGGCCTCAAGGCGAAGTTCGGCACCTCTGCGATTGACGTGCCATTCGTGCTAATTGAGAAGCTGCTTTCAATGGACCCTGCCCAGATCGTGACGCTTCTCTCGGGTTTGGCAGGTGGCGGCCTTGACGGATTGCTGGAGACCATGGACGCAGATAGTGTGAAGCTTCGAGCAACTGGAGAAGACTTGGCCAACTCAGCAAACTCGGTGGAGGTCTCTGATGTCTCGGCAGCAGgtgcagaggaggccgcacGAGCGATGATTATCCGGTGTGCGCGGGAGGTGGGAAGACAGgaaggcgctgaagaagagtaCGCCAGTCGCGCTGCTGATTTTGTTGACCAGTTTCTCGCTCCCGCGGGTTTGACGCAAGAAGTGGCGCGAATGATgatggcggcgcgcgaggcgagggagaatgGCGACGAAGTCGCCCAGGGAATGAACTCGCCGGCAACCGACATTGACTTCCTTGATGGAGACACTGGAGCGCTGATGAGCATGCTGGGCGAGCTAGAGGCGCTGATTGAGTCCAAAGTCGCTTGCCTTGCTCTTGGCAAGGCATTCTTCAAGTATGTGCTAGTGCCACTCAAGCTGGCAGCCCCAGTAGCCAGCATGTTGCTTGACAAGAAGCCTTTGCTGCTGAAGGCGTTTGCACTGAAGGCTCTGCTGCTCAAGCCCGATCTTCTTTTCAAACCGGATCTTCTCTTCATGCCGGAGCTTCTGCTCAAACCGGATCTCCTCTTGAAGGCAGGTCTCCTCttgcctggcggcggcgacctggAGTTGAAGAAGCTACTTCTGGCTGCGGTGTTGGCGCCGAAACTGATAGCAGGCCTCAAGGCGAAGTTCGGCACCTCTGCGATTGACGTGCCATTCGTGCTAATTGAGAAGCTGCTTTCAATGGACCCTGCCCAGATCGTGACGCTTCTCTCGGGTTTGGCAGGTGGCGGCCTTGACGGATTGCTGGAGACCATGGACGCAGATAGTGTGAAGCTTCGAGCAACTGGAGAAGACTTGGCCAACTCAGCAAACTCGGTGGAGGTCTCTGATGTCTCGGCAGCAGgtgcagaggaggccgcacGAGCGATGATTATCCGGTGTGCGCGGGAGGTGGGAAGACAGgaaggcgctgaagaagagtaCGCCAGTCGCGCTGCTGATTTTGTTGACCAGTTTCTCGCTCCCGCGGGTTTGACGCAAGAAGTGGCGCGAATGATgatggcggcgcgcgaggcgagggagaatgGCGACGAAGTCGCCCAGGGAATGAACTCGCCGGCAACCGACATTGACTTCCTTGATGGAGACACTGGAGCGCTGATGAGCATGCTGGGCGAGCTAGAGGCGCTGATTGAGTCCAAAGTCGCTTGCCTTGCTCTTGGCAAAGCATTCTTCAAGAACGTGCTAGTGCCACTCAAGCTGGCAGCCCCAGTAGCCAGCATGTTGCTTGACAAGAAGCCGTTGCTGCTGAAGGCGTTTGCACTGAAGGCTCTGCTGCTCAAGCCCGATCTTCTCTTCAAACCGGATCTTCTCTTCATGCCGGAGCTTCTGCTCAAACCGGATCTCCTCTTGAAGGCAGGTCTCCTCttgcctggcggcggcgacctggAGTTGAAGAAGCTACTTCTGGCTGCGGTGTTGGCGCCGAAACTGATAGCAGGCCTCAAGGCGAAGTTCGGCACCTCTGCGATTGACGTGCCATTCGTGCTAATTGAGAAGCTGCTTTCAATGGACCCTGCCCAGATCGTGACGCTTCTCTCGGGTTTGGCAGGTGGCGGCCTTGACGGATTGCTGGAGACCATGGACGCAGATAGTGTGAAGCTTCGAGCAACTGGAGAAGACTTGGCCAACTCAGCAAACTCGGTGGAGGTCTCTGATGTCTCGGCAGCAGgtgcagaggaggccgcacGAGCGATGATTATCCGGTGTGCGCGGGAGGTGGGAAGACAGgaaggcgctgaagaagagtaCGCCAGTCGCGCTGCTGATTTTGTTGACCAGTTTCTCGCTCCCGCGGGTTTGACGCAAGAAGTGGCGCGAATGATgatggcggcgcgcgaggcgagggagaatgGCGACGAAGTCGCCCAGGGAATGAACTCGCCGGCAACCGACATTGACTTCCTTGATGGAGACACTGGAGCGCTGATGAGCATGCTGGGCGAGCTAGAGGCGCTGATTGAGTCCAAAGTCGCTTGCCTTGCTCTTGGCAAGGCATTCTTCAAGTATGTGCTAGTGCCACTCAAGCTGGCAGCCCCAGTAGCCAGCATGTTGCTTGACAAGAAGCCTTTGCTGCTGAAGGCGTTTGCACTGAAGGCTCTGCTGCTCAAGCCCGATCTTCTCTTCAAACCGGATCTTCTCTTCATGCCGGAGCTTCTGCTCAAACCGGATCTCCTCTTGAAGGCAGGTCTCCTCttgcctggcggcggcgacctggAGTTGAAGAAGCTACTTCTGGCTGCGGTGTTGGCGCCGAAACTGATAGCAGGCCTCAAGGCGAAGTTCGGCACCTCTGCGATTGACGTGCCATTCGTGCTAATTGAGAAGCTGCTTTCAATGGACCCTGCCCAGATCGTGACGCTTCTCTCGGGTTTGGCAGGTGGCGGCCTTGACGGATTGCTGGAGACCATGGACGCAGATAGTGTGAAGCTTCGAGCAACTGGAGAAGACTTGGCCAACTCAGCAAACTCGGTGGAGGTCTCTGATGTCTCGGCAGCAGgtgcagaggaggccgcacGAGCGATGATTATCCGGTGTGCGCGGGAGGTGGGAAGACAGgaaggcgctgaagaagagtaCGCCAGTCGCGCTGCTGATTTTGTTGACCAGTTTCTCGCTCCCGCGGGTTTGACGCAAGAAGTGGCGCGAATGATgatggcggcgcgcgaggcgagggagaatgGCGACGAAGTCGCCCAGGGAATGAACTCGCCGGCAACCGACATTGACTTCCTTGATGGAGACACTGGAGCGCTGATGAGCATGCTGGGCGAGCTAGAGGCGCTGATTGAGTCCAAAGTCGCTTGCCTTGCTCTTGGCAAGGCATTCTTCAAGTATGTGCTAGTGCCACTCAAGCTGGCAGCCCCAGTAGCCAGCATGTTGCTTGACAAGAAGCCGTTGCTGCTGAAGGCGTTTGCACTGAAGGCTCTGCTGCTCAAGCCCGATCTTCTCTTCAAACCGGATCTTCTCTTCATGCCGGAGCTTCTGCTCAAACCGGATCTCCTCTTGAAGGCAGGTCTCCTCttgcctggcggcggcgacctggAGTTGAAGAAGCTACTTCTGGCTGCGGTGTTGGCGCCGAAACTGATAGCAGGCCTCAAGGCGAAGTTCGGCACCTCTGCGATTGACGTGCCATTCGTGCTAATTGAGAAGCTGCTTTCAATGGACCCTGCCCAGATCGTGACGCTTCTCTCGGGTTTGGCAGGTGGCGGCCTTGACGGATTGCTGGAGACCATGGACGCAGATAGTGTGAAGCTTCGAGCAACTGGAGAAGACTTGGCCAACTCAGCAAACTCGGTGGAGGTCTCTGATGTCTCGGCAGCAGgtgcagaggaggccgcacGAGCGATGATTATCCGGTGTGCGCGGGAGGTGGGAAGACAGgaaggcgctgaagaagagtaCGCCAGTCGCGCTGCTGATTTTGTTGACCAGTTTCTCGCTCCCGCGGGTTTGACGCAAGAAGTGGCGCGAATGATgatggcggcgcgcgaggcgagggagaatgGCGACGAAGTCGCCCAGGGAATGAACTCGCCGGCAACCGACATTGACTTCCTTGATGGAGACACTGGAGCGCTGATGAGCATGCTGGGCGAGCTAGAGGCGCTGATTGAGTCCAAAGTCGCTTGCCTTGCTCTTGGCAAGGCATTCTTCAAGTATGTGCTAGTGCCACTCAAGCTGGCAGCCCCAGTAGCCAGCATGTTGCTTGACAAGAAGCCGTTGCTGCTGAAGGCGTTTGCACTGAAGGCTCTGCTGCTCAAGCCCGATCTTCTTTTCAAACCGGATCTTCTCTTCATGCCGGAGCTTCTGCTCAAACCGGATCTCCTCTTGAAGGCAGGTCTCCTCttgcctggcggcggcgacctggAGTTGAAGAAGCTACTTCTGGCTGCGGTGTTGGCGCCGAAACTGATAGCAGGCCTCAAGGCGAAGTTCGGCACCTCTGCGATTGACGTGCCATTCGTGCTAATTGAGAAGCTGCTTTCAATGGACCCTGCCCAGATCGTGACGCTTCTCTCGGGTTTGGCAGGTGGCGGCCTTGACGGATTGCTGGAGACCATGGACGCAGATAGTGTGAAGCTTCGAGCAACTGGAGAAGACTTGGCCAACTCAGCAAACTCGGTGGAGGTCTCTGATGTCTCGGCAGCAGgtgcagaggaggccgcacGAGCGATGATTATCCGGTGTGCGCGGGAGGTGGGAAGACAGgaaggcgctgaagaagagtaCGCCAGTCGCGCTGCTGATTTTGTTGACCAGTTTCTCGCTCCCGCGGGTTTGACGCAAGAAGTGGCGCGAATGATgatggcggcgcgcgaggcgagggagaatgGCGACGAAGTCGCCCAGGGAATGAACTCGCCGGCAACCGACATTGACTTCCTTGATGGAGACACTGGAGCGCTGATGAGCATGCTGGGCGAGCTAGAGGCGCTGATTGAGTCCAAAGTCGCTTGCCTTGCTCTTGGCAAGGCATTCTTCAAGTATGTGCTAGTGCCACTCAAGCTGGCAGCCCCAGTAGCCAGCATGTTGCTTGACAAGAAGCCGTTGCTGCTGAAGGCGTTTGCACTGAAGGCTCTGCTGCTCAAGCCCGATCTTCTCTTCAAACCGGATCTTCTCTTCATGCCGGAGCTTCTGCTCAAACCGGATCTCCTCTTGAAGGCAGGTCTCCTCttgcctggcggcggcgacctggAGTTGAAGAAGCTACTTCTGGCTGCGGTGTTGGTGCCGAACCTGATTGAAGGACTGAAGGCTGGTATGAAGCTGGAAGTGCCTGTAGGGCGTGGCTGTAGCTTTTTTGGTGACTGCCATGGATTTGTGGGGTTGCTACCGCTGTTGCTGGCTGATCCGGATTCGGTGCAGGCGCTTGTTTCACTGAGCAGTGGTCCTCAACTGGAATCTGGTGCGGATCAGCTTTTCGGTACCGTTGAAGAGAGGATGGCTGCGATAAAATCCGCAGCAAGGAGTGCCGGACACCAAGGAAACGATCTTGAAGAAGAGGCACGGTTCCAGATTATCCGGTTCGCTGGCGAGATGGGAAACATTAGAGGAGCGCCGGAAGAGTACGTCAAAATCGCTACAGCATTCGTAGACCAGTTCCTTGCACCTACAGGCCTCCTACAGGATGTAGCAGAGATGATACGCCAGGCTAGGAAAGAGATTCCAGAGAGTGTTAATGTGGCTTCTGACTGGAGTACGCAGTTTTCCAACATCGAGCTATTTGATGGCGAGCTCGGCGCCCTGCTCAGTTTGGCATCGGAACTCGAGGCGGTGACAGATTCGAAATTCTCCTGCGTTGCCCTGACGAAGATTTTCTTCAAGCTATTTCTCGACCCTCTACATCTGATGACTCCCGTCGCCACCTTGATGCTTGGAAAGGCGCCCCAGTTACTGAAGATATTTGCACTGAAGTCCCTCTTGCTGCAGCCCAATGATGTCAAGCTCAAGAAAGCTCTTTTGGCAGCGGCATTCGCGCCGAAGCTACTTGGTGTATCACAAGCTGTCGAGGGGCCTCTGCGCACCCTATTCATGTAA